GCCAGTTCGAACGGGCAATTCGACGATGTACACACCCCGGCGCTCCGTGTCCTCATGGATGATGCGCCGACCCCTCCTTCACCCCCAACGATTCCATCATGAGCTCTGATATCCGACTGATTGCGCCTGTGAACGACGGCTTTGCCGATGCCGGCGCCGCGATCTTTTCCTGGAGCGCCTCCGCGCATGCCGATATGTATCGGCTACAGGTAGCCCGCGACAGTGCGTTCCTGGATGTGGTGTTCGATGCGCGTATTCCGCGGACGGACACGTTTACGCTGTTCAACGCCCTGCGCCCGCGCCAGGAAGCCTACCACTGGCGGCTGCAGCTGGTCCGAGCCGGAAGTGAAGGGTGGAGCGAAGCCGCCACCTTCCGCGCCGTGTCCGATGTACAGACCGCTGCACAGACCGCTGCACAGACGAAGCGGGCCG
Above is a genomic segment from Rhodothermales bacterium containing:
- the ccoS gene encoding cbb3-type cytochrome oxidase assembly protein CcoS; translated protein: MTVLYFLVPLALLLAGASVLAFWWASSNGQFDDVHTPALRVLMDDAPTPPSPPTIPS